CTGTTGTTGTTGGCCAGATCCTGGGTGCCACTATCTTGAAAGACATTCTTTCCAGCAAGCATGGTGCTCCAAAGATCATTCGAGACAAGATCGCTGTTTACGCTGCAAATAAAGATATTGCCATGGCCAAGGCTATGGCGCGTTCAGTTGCTCAGCAAGAAGCAAAGCTTTATACCGAGCTAAAGGATCAATTGCGGGGGCAACTGCCAGAAGACGAGTGGAGACAGATCTTTTCGGAGTGATGGTGCTCAGCAGCTCAGCCGTCGCCTCGGTGGTTGCCGCCGCTGGGTGGCGGTCGGTCGCACCGGTGAGCGACTGGATCTGGCCGCCACACCATGAACAGCGCCCATACCACCACCATGCAGCCCATGCCTTTCGGCAGATCAGCGGCCAATCCGACCCAGGCCGGCCTGGCGAATTGCTTAAACGCTCGATCTGGGCAATGATGCGTGCATCTGCACAACCAGCCCAGGTTCTCCGATGCCTCCTGCCCTAGCTCCGCTCCCCCAGGAGCCGCTCACCAAGTCCGATGCCCAGTTGGTGGCCGAGGCCTGCAATCGTGCGGCCCAGGCTCTGGGCCTCACGCGCGACGAGCTGAGCGCCGTGGTGGGCAAGCACCGCACCAGCATCGAACGCACGGGCTTGGATCCCAGTACCAAAGAAGGCGAGCTGGCGCTGCTGTTCGTGCGGGTCTATCGCAGCCTGCATGCCCTCATGGGTGGCGATCAGGCCCTGATGCGCCACTGGATGGAGCAGCCCAACCTCCACTTCGGCCAACAGCCGCCGCGTCAGTTGCTGGCGCGCGTGGAAGGCCTCACCCGCGTTGTCAGCTACCTCGATGCCCTCCGCGGCTGATTGCCAGGCTGCCCCCCTGCTCCCTCTTACGGGGGCGCTGGTTCGCATCACCGATCGACAGGGCGAAAGCGGCACCGCTGATCTGGTGGATGGGCTCCTGGAACAGGCACGCCTGGAGCAGCTGATCGACACGGTGAAGCCGCCGATTCCCTGCGACTGGGCTGATGCTTCCGAAGGCCGGCCGATGCCGTCGCACCCGCTGTTGCTGACTCCCTTTCGCTATCCGCCCCTGATCAGTGGCTCTCGCTTTGGGCGCCCGCACCAGCGCCATCTCTTCTACGGGGCGCGATCGCTGGAGACGGCTCTGGCCGAGCGCTCCTTCCACGCCCTGCGGATGCTGGAAGACTCGCCGCTGCCCGAAGGTGCCCGCCTTCAGCGCCTGCAGACCGCCTTCTCGGTAGAGATCACAGCGAAACGCGGCCTGTCGTTGCAGACCCACCTCACACCCGAGGCCCTGTCTGCCATCACGGATCCCAGCAGCTACGCAGCCAGTCAGCGCTGCGGCGATGCCATGCGGGAGCGCGGCGTTCAGGCCTTCGAAGTGCCGTCGGCCCGCTCCCCCCAGACGCCTCCTGTGGTTGGGGTCCTCACCCCCTATGCCTTCAGCAGCACGCCGTTCGATTTCCAGGACTGGACTCTGGAGATCAGCGCCGAAGGGGTGACGGCTGTGTCCTTTGCAGGGGGGCTCAAGGGAACCTTCGCCAGGGAGCAGTTTCTGGTGGACGGGCGCTGGCCCGTGCCGTGAGCAGGTGGTTCCATGCAGGGCCTGCATCCATGCAGAACCACTGGCAATACTGAGATCTCGCCTATCCTGAAGATCCAGAGTCTGGCTCGATCTTGCTCCCCTCCGTTGTAGCCAGCGAGCTGGAGCAGGTGGCCGCCGACGCCATCCGCACGGCCTTTCACCCCACCACACCCGGTTTCGCGGGGTTGATCGATCGCTTTCTCGACGATCGCGAGCGCCTCTTCAAGGGGCCCTACGTGACGGTGGCGCTGCCCTTTCACCAGGGCTCCAGCCGCAACTGGTTCCCCCAGATTCCCCTGCCGTTCCCGCCCTACCGCCACCAGGAGAAGGCCTTCGATCGGCTGTTGCCCGGCAGTCCGCGCAACACCCTGGTGGCCACCGGCACCGGCTCCGGCAAGACCGAGTGCTTCCTGCTGCCCCTTCTGGAGCACTGCCGCCAGCAGCACGCCCAGGGCATCCGTGGCATCAAGGCGATCCTGATCTACCCGATGAATGCCCTGGCCACCGACCAGGCCCGGCGCCTCGCCGATCTGATCCACACCATCCCTGCCCTGGCGGGCCTGCGCGCCGGCCTCTACATCGGCTCGGACGATGAGGCGAAAACGGCGGCGATGACGGCCTCCAGCGTCATCACCGACAAGGACGCCCTGCACAAGGCCCCACCCGACATCCTGCTCACCAACTACAAGCAGCTCGACTATCTGCTGATCCAGCCCCACGTGCAGAGCCTGTGGGAGCACAACGGCCGCCTGAGCGATGGCACCAGCGTGCTGCGTTACTTAGTGGTCGACGAGTTCCACAGCTTCGATGGCGCCCAGGGCACTGACCTGGCCTGCCTGATCCGCCGCCTGCGCGATCGCCTCCACTGCCCCGGCGAGGAGCTGGTGTGCGTCGGCACCTCGGCCACCCTCGGCGGTCCCGAGTCGCGAGAGGCCATGCTCACCTACGCCGGCCAGATCTTCGCCAGCCGGTTCGAGTCCGCCGCCCTGATCGAAGAGGAGCGCCTCAGCCCCGAGGAGTTCTTCACCGGTCACACCGCCTATGGCGATCCCGACAACGGCGGCCTGTTCGCCTTGCCACTGCCCGGCCTCGACGCCGTCGATCGGCTCGACCCCGAACACGCCACCGCGGCTGAGGCCTACATCGCCACCCAGGCGGCCCTCTGGCTGGGCGACACCCTCCCTTCTCCACCGGAAGGCAACGTTCACGACGACGGGTGGCGCCTGGCCCTGGGCTGGCAGCTCGGCACCCTGCCGGCCGTGCACAACCTCGTGCGCCAGGCCGCCGGCACCTGCTCGATCGAGGAGCTGCTGGAGCGCTTCTCCCGCCAGCTGGGTCTGGGGGATCGGTATCCCCGCCGCTACCGCGTGTTGCTCCTGGAAAGCCTGCTGGCGCTGGTGGCCCATGCCCGCCGCTCCACCACCAGGCTCGATGGTCAGGCGGTGGTGGTGCCCTGGCTCAACCTGCGCGTGCAGCTGTGGTTGCGGGAGCTCAAGCGCATGGTGGCCTCGGTGGAGGCCGAGCCCCAGCTGCGCCACTCCGATGATCTGGCCGGCAGCGACATCAGCCTGCACCTGCCGGTGGTCCATTGCCGCGACTGCGGCGCCACCGCCTGGACCTCCACGGTGCTCAATTCCGGCAGCAACAGGCTGGATCGGGCCAACAACCTCAGGTCCTTCTACAAGGCCTTCTTCTCCGGCGCCCCCGAGCTCCGCTACCTCTTCCCCCAGGGCCCCGCGGCCAGGGCCGACAGCTGCAGTCACCAGCTCTGTGCCTCCTGCCTGTCGTTCCACCCCGCCAAGGAGCTGGTCGAGGCGACCCCCACGGGCGCCTTGCCCGTCTGCCCCACCTGTCAGAGCCGGGAGCTGGTGCCGGTCGACATCCCCGACTGCAGCACCGTTGACGAGCACAACCACCCGCGCGTCAGCCGCGACTGCCCCTACTGCAACGCCCAGCAAGGCCTGCTGTTGATCGGCTCGTCAGCCGCCAACCTCACCAGCACCTGGAGCGCCTCGCTGTTCGCCTCCGCCTTCAACGGCGACAAGAAGCTGCTGGCGTTCTCTGATTCGGTGCAGGATGCCGCCCACCGCGCCGGCTTCATTGCCGGCCGGGCCTACCGCACCTCCTTCCGCACCGCCCTCACCACCACGGTGCAGCAGGCAGATGGCCCCCTGCCGCTCGATGCGCTCCAGGAACGCTTGATCAGCCATTGGCAGCAGCGCTTCCCCAACCCCGTCGACTTTGCCGCCACCTTCATTCCCCACGACCTGGAGTGGCTCAGCGAGTGGGATGCCCTCCAGCAGCAGCTCACCCCAAGCCTGGAGGCCAGCGGCACGCTGATGCGTTATGGCTGCGATCGGCTGCGCTGGGACGTGGCGGCCGAGTTCGGCTACCGCGCCCGTCTGGGCTCATCGGTGGAGCAGGCCGGTGCCCTGGCCGCCGCCGCGGATCCGGCCGCCGTGAACAAGCTGCTGCCGGGCCTGCTCGGCCGGCTTGAGAACGAGATCGAGCCCCTGCGTGGCCTGCGCCTCGGCCAGCTGCAGCAGTTGGTGGTGGGCCTCCTGCAGCACCTGCGCCAGCGCGGTGGGCTGGCCCTTCCCGAGCTGGTGGGCCGCGAGGGCAAAACCAGCGAGTACCTCGACAGCGGTGGCGAGAACACTTACCCCTTCAATCAGATCCCGTACCTCCCCGGTTTCGGGCGCAACTCGACCCGGCCGATCTTCCTCACCAGCTTCCGCGGCAAGGGGCGCTTCGAGCAGCTGGTACGCGAATCCGGCCGCCCCACCTGGGCCCAGCACTGGCTGCTCCGCACCCTCTCCCCAGCCGCCCCCCTCGACGCCGAGCAGCAGAAGGAAGCCCTTCATGCCGTGGTGGACGCGCTCGGCCAGGCCGGCCTGCTGCTGCAGTTCAGCGGCCCGCGGAACGAGCGGATCTGGGCCATCCCGCCGGCGGTGATCACGGTGAGCAGTGAGGCCCACGCAGTGCGCTGCGAGGACTGCGGTGACAGGCACAGTGTGCCCACTGAGCAGCTGAGCCTCTGGGATGGCCTGCCCTGCCAGGTGCGTCATTGCGCCGGCCGCTACCGGCCCGATCCCCGCGGCGGCCTGCAGCTCTACCGCCGCCTCTACCAGCGGGGTGAGGTGCATCGCATCGTGGCCCGTGAGCACACCGGCCTGCTTGAGCGCGGCGATCGGGAGCGGCTGGAAACCCAGTTCATCCGGGGTGAATTCCGCAGCGATCCCAACTTGCTTTCGGCCACCTCCACCCTGGAGATGGGCATCAACATCGGCGATCTCTCTTCGG
This genomic stretch from Cyanobium gracile PCC 6307 harbors:
- a CDS encoding RES family NAD+ phosphorylase; its protein translation is MDGLLEQARLEQLIDTVKPPIPCDWADASEGRPMPSHPLLLTPFRYPPLISGSRFGRPHQRHLFYGARSLETALAERSFHALRMLEDSPLPEGARLQRLQTAFSVEITAKRGLSLQTHLTPEALSAITDPSSYAASQRCGDAMRERGVQAFEVPSARSPQTPPVVGVLTPYAFSSTPFDFQDWTLEISAEGVTAVSFAGGLKGTFAREQFLVDGRWPVP
- a CDS encoding antitoxin Xre/MbcA/ParS toxin-binding domain-containing protein, coding for MPPALAPLPQEPLTKSDAQLVAEACNRAAQALGLTRDELSAVVGKHRTSIERTGLDPSTKEGELALLFVRVYRSLHALMGGDQALMRHWMEQPNLHFGQQPPRQLLARVEGLTRVVSYLDALRG